The Phragmitibacter flavus genome has a segment encoding these proteins:
- a CDS encoding sensor histidine kinase: MSLANPHLILVHGDGVAADALSAAAGVAFAQWQFSSVGSLEEAVGQRPSPAELLVMVDPGDEEWRAAREVALADGLPRWNVVALSHGAGVALHPEMIPQAEWHPATLARYLRHALTELDLRRRCLRHEGDMHTIARRIRHDLNAPLNGILSMTELIQDIASSGGTEVAELTPSIFEAIDRMVALIDRVSAVAKASSMPHERESVPMEEPLWAALQKMEFQMLKCQAKVESTEGLPGVHGSRDWLQMIWQTLISNALKHGGKPPLVRIGWGDGGDGWKFWVEDNGGGVREGSRDGLFKPFHLLHQENRAYGLGLSLVQRLVDLQGGYCGFEELESGSRFFFVLPKDLLANTKTN; this comes from the coding sequence ATGAGCCTTGCCAATCCACATTTGATTCTCGTGCATGGTGACGGCGTTGCCGCCGATGCGCTTTCGGCGGCGGCCGGGGTGGCGTTTGCGCAGTGGCAGTTCAGTTCGGTGGGGAGTTTGGAGGAGGCGGTGGGGCAGAGGCCGAGTCCGGCGGAGTTGCTGGTGATGGTGGACCCGGGGGATGAGGAGTGGCGTGCGGCGCGGGAGGTGGCTTTGGCGGATGGATTGCCGAGATGGAACGTGGTGGCGCTGAGTCATGGAGCGGGTGTGGCGCTGCATCCAGAGATGATCCCGCAGGCGGAGTGGCATCCGGCGACGCTGGCAAGGTATCTGCGACATGCGCTGACGGAGTTGGATTTGCGTCGGCGTTGTTTGCGACATGAGGGGGACATGCACACGATCGCGCGCAGAATTCGTCATGATTTGAATGCGCCGTTGAATGGCATCCTGAGCATGACGGAGTTGATTCAGGACATTGCTTCGTCGGGTGGCACGGAGGTGGCAGAACTGACGCCGTCGATTTTTGAGGCGATCGATCGAATGGTGGCGTTGATTGATCGGGTGAGTGCAGTGGCGAAGGCGAGCAGCATGCCGCATGAACGGGAGTCGGTGCCGATGGAGGAGCCGTTGTGGGCGGCTTTGCAGAAGATGGAGTTTCAGATGTTGAAGTGTCAGGCGAAGGTGGAGTCGACAGAGGGTTTGCCGGGTGTGCACGGATCGCGCGACTGGTTGCAAATGATCTGGCAGACGCTGATTTCAAACGCCTTGAAGCACGGTGGCAAGCCGCCGTTGGTGCGTATTGGCTGGGGTGATGGGGGCGATGGCTGGAAGTTCTGGGTGGAGGACAATGGCGGCGGGGTGCGAGAAGGGAGTCGCGATGGTTTGTTCAAGCCGTTCCATCTTTTGCATCAGGAAAACCGGGCCTATGGTTTGGGATTGTCCTTGGTGCAGAGGCTGGTGGATTTGCAGGGCGGGTATTGTGGATTCGAGGAATTGGAATCGGGATCGCGCTTCTTCTTTGTGTTGCCGAAGGACCTGCTGGCAAACACCAAGACAAATTAG